One genomic window of Synergistetes bacterium HGW-Synergistetes-1 includes the following:
- a CDS encoding AMP-dependent synthetase — protein METKKQERLEERFESAWKNRESEDCLWWDGNWWSWNRLNSLAIDCEEKLKEAGFQKGQRIAFILPNSPIVIALSLACWKLGGAVAPVNARAGHENLRGTLQVLDPAAVFVSDGNELSGYVFEGTKFGIFTVTPEKLIHQFKCVKGIQEKEDHAVIFSTSGTSGRPKAVPCTHSNLLSNIDPINKHVPGLLDRDSIILNVLPNFHSFGFNMSGMLALMSGCRQTLLPGFVPVDHTIDAIKASGANCIIGVPTIMVFLLGALSKKGERLSGIKFVITGGDRLNVQMNLRSKEYLGTGILEGYGLTECSPVVAVGHSADDCRLGTVGQFFDTYEVQIRDRNDRILDMHEEGVLWVKGPSVVSGYFRDEVNTSERFVDGWFNTGDVVRVDKDGYVQIVDRATDIIIVSGFNVYPQEVENVLCKHPVVQSAAAVGEKNRLAGEIVKAFVILKDGKDTTEKELIDYCKKNLAHYKVPRRIGFLEEFPISAAGKVLRRELRKIEIDK, from the coding sequence ATGGAGACAAAAAAGCAGGAAAGACTTGAGGAAAGATTCGAGTCTGCGTGGAAAAACAGAGAATCTGAAGACTGCCTTTGGTGGGATGGCAACTGGTGGTCATGGAACAGGCTTAACAGCCTTGCTATTGACTGCGAGGAAAAATTAAAAGAAGCAGGTTTTCAAAAAGGACAGAGGATCGCTTTCATCCTGCCCAATTCTCCAATCGTTATTGCACTATCCCTTGCTTGCTGGAAACTGGGAGGGGCTGTTGCTCCTGTCAATGCCAGAGCCGGTCATGAAAATCTGAGAGGTACCCTGCAGGTACTGGATCCGGCTGCAGTCTTTGTTTCTGATGGAAATGAACTTTCAGGCTACGTCTTTGAAGGGACGAAGTTCGGCATCTTTACGGTGACTCCCGAGAAACTTATCCACCAATTCAAATGTGTAAAAGGAATACAGGAAAAGGAAGATCACGCGGTCATATTTTCAACATCCGGGACATCGGGCAGACCGAAAGCAGTTCCATGTACCCACTCAAATCTGCTTTCAAATATCGATCCGATCAATAAACATGTCCCCGGACTTCTGGACAGAGATTCGATAATTCTAAACGTACTTCCTAACTTCCATTCCTTTGGCTTTAACATGTCAGGAATGCTTGCACTCATGAGCGGGTGCAGACAGACGCTGCTGCCGGGTTTTGTTCCGGTAGACCATACGATCGATGCAATTAAGGCATCTGGAGCGAACTGCATAATTGGTGTTCCGACGATAATGGTATTCCTTCTGGGGGCACTGTCCAAAAAGGGAGAGCGTCTGAGCGGCATAAAATTCGTGATAACAGGCGGAGACAGACTGAACGTGCAGATGAACTTAAGGAGCAAAGAATACCTCGGAACAGGAATACTTGAAGGCTATGGACTTACTGAGTGCTCGCCTGTCGTAGCTGTCGGTCACAGCGCCGACGACTGCAGACTTGGAACAGTGGGACAATTTTTCGATACTTACGAAGTGCAGATAAGGGACAGGAACGACAGGATACTCGATATGCACGAAGAGGGAGTGCTCTGGGTCAAAGGGCCCTCTGTGGTATCCGGGTATTTCAGGGACGAGGTCAACACAAGCGAAAGATTCGTGGATGGATGGTTCAACACAGGTGATGTGGTCCGTGTAGATAAAGATGGCTATGTACAGATAGTCGACAGGGCTACGGACATAATCATAGTAAGCGGTTTCAACGTTTATCCCCAGGAGGTTGAAAACGTCCTGTGCAAACATCCCGTTGTTCAGTCTGCAGCCGCGGTAGGAGAGAAAAACAGACTGGCTGGAGAGATAGTTAAGGCATTTGTCATACTGAAAGATGGGAAAGATACTACGGAGAAAGAACTTATCGACTACTGCAAGAAAAACCTTGCTCATTACAAAGTGCCCCGCAGGATAGGTTTTCTTGAAGAATTCCCGATATCTGCAGCAGGAAAAGTTCTTCGAAGAGAATTAAGGAAAATAGAGATAGATAAATAA
- a CDS encoding C4-dicarboxylate ABC transporter substrate-binding protein produces the protein MKKVFIVTLVALLAAFSFTAVASAATYMSVATGGTSGTYYAVGGALAAAVTKDGKIQCTAETGNASVANANLIATKGIEIAFVQNDITFWAVNGQLMFQGKPLKNIRAVASLYPEHVQVVIAKDSGIKSINDLKGKRVGVGAPGSGVEGDVQAIFGVAGLTYKDLKQANFLDFAATASRFKDNQIDAGFVVAGFPTAAIMDLTTTKDVGLLNFDKAFLDKLHKQYPFFVASKIPGKTYKGIDSDTVTPAVMAILITHADVPEQQIYDFVSSMFKNLDDIAAVHAKGKEITLKGALDGLTAPLHPGAAKFYKEKGLIK, from the coding sequence ATGAAGAAAGTATTTATCGTAACACTTGTAGCGCTTCTTGCAGCATTTTCATTTACAGCAGTAGCTTCAGCAGCAACATACATGTCAGTCGCGACAGGCGGAACCTCCGGCACCTACTACGCAGTAGGCGGAGCACTTGCAGCAGCGGTAACAAAAGATGGGAAGATCCAGTGCACGGCGGAGACAGGAAACGCGTCAGTTGCTAATGCCAACCTTATCGCCACTAAGGGTATTGAGATCGCGTTTGTACAGAACGACATCACCTTCTGGGCGGTAAATGGTCAGCTCATGTTCCAGGGCAAACCCCTCAAGAACATTCGCGCGGTCGCTTCCCTCTATCCTGAACATGTACAGGTAGTTATCGCGAAGGATTCCGGAATCAAATCGATCAATGACCTTAAAGGCAAACGCGTAGGCGTTGGAGCCCCGGGGTCAGGCGTTGAAGGTGACGTTCAGGCGATCTTTGGAGTTGCAGGACTTACCTACAAAGATCTTAAGCAGGCAAACTTCCTCGACTTCGCAGCGACGGCAAGCCGCTTCAAGGACAACCAGATCGATGCGGGTTTTGTTGTTGCCGGTTTCCCGACAGCAGCTATCATGGACCTCACAACGACCAAGGACGTAGGTCTTCTCAACTTTGACAAGGCTTTCCTTGACAAACTCCACAAGCAGTATCCCTTCTTTGTTGCCAGCAAGATCCCCGGCAAGACATACAAGGGTATAGACAGCGACACGGTCACCCCTGCAGTTATGGCTATCCTTATCACCCACGCCGATGTTCCCGAACAGCAGATTTATGATTTTGTAAGCTCAATGTTCAAGAACCTCGATGATATCGCAGCAGTACACGCAAAGGGTAAGGAAATCACACTCAAGGGCGCTCTTGACGGACTTACAGCTCCTCTTCACCCCGGCGCAGCGAAGTTCTACAAAGAGAAGGGACTCATTAAGTAA
- a CDS encoding MFS transporter, producing the protein MLSRIYQMKAFMALGAINFRIFIFGQSVSLVGTWMQRLAMSWLVLRLTGSATGLGLVELSNQAPILVTGFFAGSILDRYDMKKILIITQSLCMIQALSLAFLDFTGIIRYSQVLFLSFFLGLVTSIDLPARQSCVVRMLDRPDQLNSALTINSAVFNLARLIGPAFAGFALQAVGETMCFFLNGISYIAVIFSLTRLKIKKIEVSVGQSGWKSFREGLDYTMKFVALKRILLTSALFFFLCFPFTTLLPFFAKNVFNSDASILGFFLGSVGLGAICGVIYQASLVPVSKLHIRVIYSVGMFGLGLTAFSLSRSIELSCASLTVLGFGMSTGSVCFNTLVQSIIEEEKRGRVMSLYTVGNIGIGPLGSLTAGVLADIFGGTFSGLVFGVGAILLAFWMKYKLKTIEPSVLMKLREKGLADVV; encoded by the coding sequence ATGTTGAGCCGGATCTATCAAATGAAGGCTTTTATGGCTCTTGGGGCCATAAACTTTCGAATATTCATTTTTGGACAGTCTGTCTCCCTTGTCGGCACATGGATGCAGAGGCTTGCGATGAGCTGGCTTGTATTGAGGCTCACAGGTTCTGCCACAGGACTTGGTCTTGTTGAACTTTCAAATCAGGCCCCGATACTTGTGACGGGTTTTTTTGCCGGTTCCATCCTGGACCGTTACGACATGAAAAAGATCTTGATAATCACCCAGTCTCTCTGTATGATCCAGGCACTTTCGCTTGCTTTTCTTGATTTCACAGGAATTATCAGATATTCACAGGTTCTCTTTTTAAGTTTCTTTTTAGGCTTGGTCACTTCGATCGACCTTCCCGCAAGGCAGTCCTGTGTGGTCCGGATGCTTGACAGGCCTGATCAGCTGAACAGTGCCCTGACGATAAACTCTGCAGTTTTTAACCTTGCCCGCCTTATTGGCCCTGCTTTTGCAGGTTTTGCACTTCAGGCAGTCGGAGAGACCATGTGCTTCTTCCTGAATGGAATCTCTTATATAGCAGTCATATTCTCGCTTACCCGTCTTAAAATAAAAAAAATCGAGGTGTCGGTCGGGCAGAGTGGGTGGAAAAGCTTCAGGGAAGGGCTGGATTATACGATGAAATTTGTTGCGCTCAAAAGAATACTTTTGACATCGGCCCTCTTTTTCTTTCTTTGTTTTCCCTTTACGACACTGCTTCCCTTTTTCGCCAAAAATGTCTTTAACAGTGATGCTTCCATACTGGGGTTTTTCCTGGGTTCGGTTGGATTAGGTGCTATTTGCGGAGTCATTTACCAGGCCAGCCTGGTTCCGGTGAGCAAACTTCATATAAGGGTCATCTACAGCGTAGGCATGTTCGGGCTTGGCCTTACAGCCTTTTCGCTTTCCAGATCGATAGAACTCTCCTGTGCGTCACTTACCGTTTTAGGTTTCGGAATGTCAACAGGCTCGGTATGTTTTAATACTTTAGTCCAAAGCATAATAGAAGAAGAAAAAAGGGGGCGTGTAATGAGTCTCTATACTGTTGGTAACATTGGTATCGGTCCTTTGGGATCATTGACTGCCGGTGTTTTAGCCGATATTTTTGGAGGTACGTTTTCCGGGCTGGTTTTTGGCGTTGGAGCAATTCTACTTGCTTTTTGGATGAAATATAAATTGAAAACGATCGAGCCATCTGTTCTTATGAAACTCAGAGAAAAGGGACTTGCCGATGTAGTATAA
- the deoC gene encoding deoxyribose-phosphate aldolase encodes MDLSSLIDHTNLDPAAKTDDILRLCDEASEWKFSSVCVNPCYVSLASERLKGKGVKVCSVVGFPLGANTMSSKAYEAERAYRDGAAEIDMVMNISHAKNGSYDLLREDIAGVVSAVPHCKVKVILETCLLEDDEIIRACSEAVKAGAHFLKTSTGFSSGGATVKHVELIRQSLPPEIGVKASGGIRDRESAEAMIAAGANRLGTSRSVSICKIISKQNNDNLNSRKS; translated from the coding sequence TTGGATCTCTCATCTTTAATAGATCACACAAATTTGGATCCAGCAGCTAAAACAGATGATATTTTGAGGCTTTGTGATGAGGCTTCGGAGTGGAAATTCTCATCAGTCTGTGTCAATCCATGCTATGTGTCTCTTGCTTCAGAAAGACTTAAGGGCAAAGGTGTCAAAGTTTGTTCTGTCGTCGGTTTTCCTCTCGGAGCGAACACTATGTCATCAAAGGCTTACGAGGCCGAAAGAGCATATCGGGACGGGGCCGCAGAAATTGATATGGTGATGAACATCTCACATGCTAAGAACGGATCGTATGATCTGCTCAGAGAAGATATCGCAGGGGTCGTAAGTGCGGTCCCTCACTGTAAGGTCAAAGTTATCCTCGAAACCTGCCTTTTGGAAGACGATGAAATAATAAGAGCCTGCAGTGAGGCAGTCAAAGCAGGTGCACATTTCCTCAAAACTTCGACAGGGTTTTCATCCGGAGGGGCAACAGTCAAACATGTTGAGCTTATCAGGCAAAGCCTTCCCCCTGAAATAGGAGTTAAAGCGTCGGGGGGGATAAGGGACAGAGAAAGCGCAGAGGCTATGATAGCAGCGGGAGCAAACAGACTGGGTACGTCTCGTTCTGTTTCAATATGTAAAATAATATCAAAACAGAACAACGATAATTTAAATAGTCGGAAATCTTAG
- a CDS encoding glutaconyl-CoA decarboxylase subunit beta: MELYLSALKGVVDQSGIIALSGGNLVMLFVSFVLLYLAVAKGFEPLLLLPIAFGCLLVNLPLSGIIDEGGFLYFVKFGIDHELYPIIIFMGIGALTDFGPLLANPVTFMLGAAAQLGVFVAVIGAMSMGFTIQEAAGIGIIGGADGPTAIYLCAKLAKDILPAVAVAAYSYMSLVPLIQPPVIKLLTTKEDRAIKMQQLRPVSRSERILFPIVSTMACGLILPASVPLIGMLMFGNLLRECGCTERLSLAAQNEVLNATTIFLGISVGATMNAESFLRIETIMIICLGLVAFIFSTAGGVIFGQAMKVFTKGKVNPIIGAAGVSAVPMAARVCQKVVQKEFPGSYILMHAMGPNVAGVIGTAVAAGAMLTLLSR, translated from the coding sequence ATGGAACTCTATCTTAGCGCTCTTAAGGGAGTAGTCGATCAGTCCGGAATCATCGCCCTAAGCGGCGGAAACCTGGTAATGCTTTTTGTCTCATTTGTCCTTCTTTACCTGGCAGTAGCCAAGGGTTTTGAGCCTCTCCTCCTCCTTCCGATAGCTTTCGGGTGTCTTCTTGTCAACCTGCCGCTCTCAGGAATAATTGACGAAGGAGGTTTCCTTTATTTTGTGAAATTTGGAATAGATCACGAGCTATACCCCATAATAATTTTTATGGGGATCGGCGCTCTGACAGACTTTGGTCCCCTTCTTGCAAACCCGGTGACATTTATGCTGGGTGCTGCAGCTCAACTTGGAGTTTTCGTAGCTGTGATCGGGGCCATGTCCATGGGTTTCACCATCCAGGAAGCTGCAGGTATAGGAATAATTGGAGGGGCAGACGGCCCCACTGCGATCTACCTCTGTGCCAAACTGGCAAAGGATATCCTGCCTGCTGTTGCAGTAGCTGCATACAGCTATATGTCATTAGTTCCTCTTATTCAGCCGCCGGTGATAAAACTTCTGACAACAAAAGAAGACCGTGCAATAAAGATGCAGCAGCTTCGCCCTGTTTCACGCAGCGAGAGGATACTCTTCCCGATAGTATCCACTATGGCCTGCGGGCTTATCCTTCCGGCATCTGTCCCTCTCATAGGTATGCTGATGTTTGGAAACCTGCTTCGCGAGTGCGGATGTACAGAAAGATTAAGCCTTGCGGCGCAGAACGAGGTCCTGAACGCCACTACTATCTTCCTTGGAATATCGGTCGGTGCGACTATGAATGCCGAATCCTTCCTAAGGATCGAGACGATAATGATAATTTGCCTTGGATTGGTAGCTTTTATTTTCAGCACAGCCGGCGGGGTCATCTTTGGACAGGCGATGAAGGTTTTTACAAAGGGAAAGGTCAACCCGATAATCGGTGCGGCAGGTGTCTCAGCTGTCCCAATGGCGGCCAGGGTCTGCCAGAAGGTCGTTCAGAAAGAATTTCCCGGATCTTACATCCTTATGCATGCAATGGGACCGAATGTAGCAGGAGTAATTGGTACAGCAGTAGCAGCCGGAGCAATGCTCACATTACTTTCAAGGTAA
- a CDS encoding C4-dicarboxylate ABC transporter permease, with translation MRKYDTEARFRTLEGWQSKLVALIAIGMSCFHFYTSGFGLLLAQKQGAVHLAFTLCLVFLLYPASSKQSKTSGIPFYDFILGAVGVASAMYLVVFFNELTTRAGLPTQTDLIMGFLLIVTLLEATRRISNPVLPCLAIVALLYCYFGRSLPEMIAHRGFSVPRIVNHMFLGTEGIFGTPLEVSSTFVFMFILFGSVLEKTGLGKFIIDLSMALAGWSTGGPAKVAVVSSGLMGTVSGSSVANVCTTGMFTIPLMKSVGYEPHFAGAVEAVASTGGQIMPPVMGAGAFIMAQFLGVPYIEVALAAVVPALLYYFAVMVQVHFEATRLGLKGIPWAQLPPLWPLLKSKGFLLIPLIAIIYFLLAGFTPLRAAFNGILVSFALSWLNKETRLTPARILEAFQSGARGAIGVACACATVGMVVGMGTLTGLALRIANAIVTLAGGSKILTLFYTMLASIILGTGLPTTANFIVTSTMAAPALFKLGVPPMAAYMFVFYFGIAADLTPPVALAAYAGSGIAGSDPMKTGVTAFKLALAGFLVPYVYVYNPMLLFIDVVPLQMIQAIFTALLGVFLLAMATIGFYKAHMPWYLRLLAFCGALGLLIPGTLSDLGGIAVLVLIFFIQTAKAKMIAKKKEAETSQLI, from the coding sequence ATGCGCAAGTATGATACAGAAGCGCGTTTTAGAACCCTGGAAGGGTGGCAGTCAAAACTTGTAGCTTTGATAGCTATTGGGATGTCGTGTTTCCATTTCTATACATCAGGTTTCGGCCTGCTTCTGGCTCAAAAGCAGGGAGCGGTACACCTTGCCTTTACTCTATGTCTTGTCTTTCTTCTCTATCCGGCAAGCTCCAAGCAATCAAAGACGAGCGGGATCCCCTTTTATGACTTTATACTTGGTGCTGTCGGAGTGGCTTCAGCCATGTATCTTGTCGTTTTTTTCAACGAACTGACGACAAGGGCCGGACTTCCTACACAGACTGACCTTATTATGGGCTTTCTCCTTATAGTGACACTGCTGGAGGCTACCAGGAGGATATCAAACCCGGTACTGCCATGTCTGGCTATAGTAGCTCTTTTGTACTGCTACTTTGGCCGTTCACTTCCTGAAATGATAGCCCACAGAGGTTTTTCGGTCCCCCGTATCGTTAACCATATGTTTCTGGGAACAGAAGGGATCTTTGGCACACCGCTGGAAGTATCTTCGACCTTTGTATTTATGTTCATCCTTTTTGGATCAGTCCTTGAAAAAACTGGTCTGGGCAAATTTATTATTGACCTATCAATGGCTTTGGCGGGTTGGTCTACAGGTGGTCCTGCAAAGGTCGCAGTCGTCAGTTCAGGACTAATGGGGACAGTTTCAGGTTCTTCCGTAGCAAACGTTTGTACGACTGGTATGTTTACAATACCTCTTATGAAAAGCGTCGGATATGAACCGCACTTTGCGGGAGCAGTTGAAGCAGTAGCTTCAACAGGTGGACAGATCATGCCTCCTGTCATGGGAGCAGGTGCATTTATTATGGCGCAGTTCCTGGGAGTCCCGTACATCGAAGTTGCCCTTGCCGCTGTGGTTCCCGCACTCCTCTATTATTTTGCTGTCATGGTCCAGGTACACTTTGAAGCAACAAGACTCGGGCTTAAAGGAATTCCATGGGCGCAGCTCCCTCCGCTTTGGCCGCTCCTTAAATCAAAAGGATTCCTTCTTATCCCGCTCATTGCGATCATCTATTTTCTCCTTGCTGGATTTACCCCCCTTAGGGCTGCCTTCAACGGTATTCTTGTGAGCTTTGCTCTTTCGTGGCTTAACAAGGAAACCAGATTGACACCGGCCCGTATTCTGGAAGCATTCCAATCAGGCGCAAGGGGTGCTATAGGCGTCGCATGCGCATGTGCTACTGTCGGAATGGTAGTTGGTATGGGTACGCTGACTGGGCTGGCTCTTCGCATAGCAAACGCGATAGTGACTCTTGCAGGCGGAAGCAAGATACTTACTCTCTTTTACACCATGCTTGCAAGCATCATTCTGGGAACGGGCCTTCCGACGACCGCAAACTTCATAGTTACGAGTACCATGGCGGCCCCTGCGTTGTTTAAGCTGGGAGTCCCGCCCATGGCGGCATATATGTTCGTCTTTTACTTTGGTATAGCAGCCGACCTCACTCCTCCGGTCGCTCTTGCTGCATACGCAGGATCAGGTATTGCGGGCTCGGATCCGATGAAGACAGGGGTAACTGCCTTCAAGCTTGCTCTGGCAGGATTCCTGGTTCCCTATGTCTATGTCTATAATCCAATGCTTCTCTTTATTGACGTAGTGCCTTTGCAAATGATCCAGGCAATATTTACGGCTCTTCTTGGGGTATTTCTCCTGGCCATGGCTACGATAGGATTCTATAAAGCTCACATGCCTTGGTATCTTAGACTGCTTGCGTTCTGTGGGGCATTGGGACTGCTGATACCTGGTACACTATCCGATCTTGGAGGAATAGCAGTATTAGTTCTTATATTCTTCATCCAGACAGCAAAGGCAAAGATGATAGCGAAAAAGAAAGAGGCAGAAACTTCTCAATTAATATAG